One genomic region from Kwoniella dejecticola CBS 10117 chromosome 1, complete sequence encodes:
- a CDS encoding 6-phosphogluconate dehydrogenase (decarboxylating), which produces MADIDNEQVNDIEIGIVGSGSMGGGMTLLFAEHGSKIGCYDYEEEAVQKLMNTAKEDEKVNEKCVHGFTSLEKLINAFPKQGGKERKPRIIVLSMPHGKPVDGVAEELLPLLDKGDIIIDGGNEWWEETERRQANAKEKGIEWVGMGVSGGYQAARHGPSCSPGGTDEAWKVIKPYLETWAAKTPEGEPCVLHMGPGGAGHYVKMIHNGIEHAHLSILCEVRGLLHDQLSLSNDEISDLFESWWKEGPLRGNFLVGIGFKGLRFKEGGGIKNAKDGIVEKIEDKVTQDVDLSEGTGTWSTKEIGERHVAAPAIAAAHQLRIISADKFERSKVADNLGLPQPSKAAEAKLDKAEKSKLMETIHTAVYGAILGAFVQGLDIITKASQDQKWNISLADCIKIWRQGCIIQSDAIAEFFLPLFEKFPRSEPLNLLKSIPEIAKELAKTYEAQKKLYSIAIKTDAVAPALGASLEYIKAVNCRELDTNFMELELDYFGHHNYDVKGKTEKGHEKGKYHTEFSKTPGV; this is translated from the exons ATGGCAGACATAGATAACGAGCAGGTCAATGACATCGAGATCGGCATTGTGGGGAGCGGAAGTATGGGAGGG GGTATGACCTTACTATTTGCGGAGCACGGGTCCAAGATAGGATGCTATGActatgaagaagaagctgttcagaagctgatgaataCAGCtaaagaggatgagaaagtgaACGAAAAATGCGTACATGGGTTCACTTCTCTGGAAAAACTCATCAATGCTTTCCCAAAGCAGGGTGGAAAGGAGAGAAAACCTAGGATCATCGTTCTCAGTATGCCTCATGGAAAACCTGTAGATGGTGTTGCGGAGGAACTGCTCCCATTGCTGGACAAGGGCGATATCATTATTGACGGAGGCAATGAATGGTGGGAAGAAACGGAGAGACGACAAGCCAATGCAAAAGAGAAAGGTATCGAGTGGGTCGGTATGGGAGTTAGTGGTGGATATCAAGCTGCCCGACATGGCCCCTCTTGTTCGCCAGGTGGGACGGATGAAGCTTGGAAAGTGATTAAACCTTACCTGGAGACTTGGGCAGCTAAAACTCCGGAAGGAGAGCCCTGTGTGCTGCATATGGGCCCTGGCGGAGCGGGACACTACGTCAAGATGATCCACAATGGTATAGAACACGCCCATCTGTCGATCCTATGCGAAGTCCGGGGTCTTCTGCACGATCAACTGAGTTTGTCGAATGACGAAATATCGGATCTCTTCGAATCGTGGTGGAAAGAAGGTCCACTTCGGGGGAATTTCCTGGTCGGCATCGGATTTAAGGGTCTTCGGTTcaaggaaggaggaggtatCAAGAATGCCAAAGATGGCATAGtagagaagatcgaagataaGGTCACTCAGGATGTGGATTTATCGGAG GGTACGGGCACCTGGTCGACTAAA GAAATCGGCGAAAGACACGTTGCCGCACCTGCGATAGCTGCggctcatcagcttcgaataATCTCCGCCGACAAATTCGAACGCTCCAAGGTCGCCGATAACCTCGGCTTGCCTCAGCCCTccaaagctgctgaagccAAGCTGGACAAAGCTGAGAAGTCGAAGCTTATGGAGACAATACACACCGCCGTGTATGGTGCCATATTAGGGGCTTTCGTGCAGGGTCTTGAT ATCATAACGAAGGCTTCCCAAGATCAG AAATGGAATATCTCACTCGCTGACTGTATCAAAATATGGCGCCAAGGATGTATCATCCAGTCGG ATGCGATTGCCGagttcttccttcctcttttcgAGAAATTCCCCAGATCCGAGCCGCTGAATTTGCTCAAGAGTATCCCAGAGATAGCCAAAGAACTAGCCAAAACGTACGAGGCGCAGAAGAAGCTATACAGCATCGCCATAAAGACTGATGCTGTCGCACCTGCTCTTGGGGCATCCCTTGAGTACATCAAAGCCGTCAATTGCAGGGAGCTTGATACCAATTTCATGGAATTGGAACTTGATT ATTTCGGTCATCACAATTACGATGTTAAAGGCAAGACTGAGAAAGGTCATGAGAAAGGCAAATACCATACAGAGTTCTCCAAGACTCCAGGAGTTTAG